The following is a genomic window from Pseudomonas sp. FP2335.
GAGCTGGCAGAAATACGCGCTGGCCCTGCTGGCGTTCAACCTCGCCGGTTTCTTGCTGTTGTTCGCGATCTTGCTGTTCCAGGACTATCTCCCACTGAACCCGCAGAAATTGCCGGGTCAGGAATGGACCCTTGCCTTCAACACCGCCGTCAGTTTCATGACCAACACCAACTGGCAGTCCTATAGCGGGGAGGCGTCCCTGAGCTACCTCAGCCAGATGGCTGGCCTGACCGTGCAGAACTTCGTCAGCGCCGCCACCGGCCTGGCCGTCTTGGTCGCCTTGTGCCGTGGGATCGGCCGTAAATCCGCCAAGACCTTGGGCAACTTCTGGGTCGATATGACCCGCGCCACCCTCTACGGCCTGCTGCCACTGTGCCTGGTGCTGGCGCTGTTGCTGGTCTGGCAGGGCGTCCCGCAAACCTTCGCCCATTACATTGACGCGGTGACGCTGCAAGGCGTGGATCAAGTGATCCCCCTGGGCCCGGCCGCCAGCCAGATTGCGATCAAGCAACTGGGCACCAACGGTGGTGGCTTCTTTGGCGTCAACTCGGCGCATCCGTTTGAAGACCCGACCGCGTGGGCCAACCTGTTCGAGGTGGCGTCGATCATCCTGATCCCTGTGGCGCTGGTGTTCACCTTCGGTCACTACGTCAAGGACCTGCGTCAGAGCCGTGCAATTCTTGGCTGCATGCTTGCGCTGTTCGTGATCGGCGGCGCGACGTCGTTGTGGTCCGAGTACCAGCCCAACCCGACCCTGAACACCCCGGCCGTCGAGCAGACCGCACCGCTGGAAGGCAAAGAGGCGCGCTTCGGTACTACCGGCATCGTGCTCTGGTCGGTGACCACCACGGCGGCGTCCAACGGTTCGGTCAACGGCATGCAGGACAGCCTCAACCCGCTGAGCGGCATGGTGGCGATGGTTAACATGATGGTCGGCGAAGTGATCTTCGGCGGCGTCGGCGCCGGCATGTACGGCATGCTGCTCAACGTGTTGATCGCCGTGTTCCTCGCTGGCCTGATGATCGGCCGCACCCCCGAATACCTGGGCAAGAAACTCCAGGCCAAGGAAGTGCAATTGCTCGTCGTCACCTTGCTGGTGATGCCGGTGGGCGTGCTTGTGCTTGGCGCCATTGCGGCCAGCCTGCCTGGCCCGGCGAGTGCCATCAGCAACCCCGGCCCCCACGGTTTCAGCCAGTTGCTCTACGCCTACACCTCGGCCAGCGCCAACAATGGCTCGGCGTTCGCTGGCTTCAGTGCCAACACCGCGTTCCACAACCTGATGCTTGGCCTGGGCATGTTGATCGG
Proteins encoded in this region:
- the kdpA gene encoding potassium-transporting ATPase subunit KdpA codes for the protein MHSYDYWLIIAFFALVLLPAPFLGRFYYKVMEGQRTWLSPVLGPVENACYRVAGVDAQAEQSWQKYALALLAFNLAGFLLLFAILLFQDYLPLNPQKLPGQEWTLAFNTAVSFMTNTNWQSYSGEASLSYLSQMAGLTVQNFVSAATGLAVLVALCRGIGRKSAKTLGNFWVDMTRATLYGLLPLCLVLALLLVWQGVPQTFAHYIDAVTLQGVDQVIPLGPAASQIAIKQLGTNGGGFFGVNSAHPFEDPTAWANLFEVASIILIPVALVFTFGHYVKDLRQSRAILGCMLALFVIGGATSLWSEYQPNPTLNTPAVEQTAPLEGKEARFGTTGIVLWSVTTTAASNGSVNGMQDSLNPLSGMVAMVNMMVGEVIFGGVGAGMYGMLLNVLIAVFLAGLMIGRTPEYLGKKLQAKEVQLLVVTLLVMPVGVLVLGAIAASLPGPASAISNPGPHGFSQLLYAYTSASANNGSAFAGFSANTAFHNLMLGLGMLIGRFGYILPVLALAGSLAMKKAAPIGQNSFPTHGPLFVTLLTVTILLVGGLTFLPTLALGPIAEHLSMGF